GTCACTTGTTGAACttaatgataaatgtaacattGGAGATCAAAACATTGAGACTTTGAATAATGACGGTTCAAATCGTGCCGCagttaatagtaacaaaaatttatatatatacattattactATTTGAACCGCACAAAATTATTCTGCAGTTTACCATTTATGAATCAAAGCGTTGATGCAAAGGACTATTCAGTCATTCAGATGATACATGTACTGTACACATGAGTCTTTTAGTGGTCTTGCACTATAAATACTCTACCTAGATGACACATGCATGCCAGCGAGTACCAAGAGGATTAGGTGTGAATAAGGTCCTTTGAGCCAAATATGTCTGATTATTTTGAGTATATTTAGTTATCTTTCTAATGACAGTACAAAACTATATAACATGCCCTCTGTTTTAGTGGATGCCGAGactacattttgtttttttttcctttggtaagaaaaaaagaaaagaaatctaATCCAACGGCTGAGATTAGTTTTTGTACTAATCCAAGGGTTGTGGTCTCTTGCCATTAAACTCAGTAAAGCAAACGAAGGTACAACTTTGCCTACAACCTTAGCGACAGGGAggctgaacaaaaaaaaaacaactttgtTTTCGATTCACAACATCTGTGTGTCCTCCTTCGATTTCATACGTATTGGTAAGTCTCGCATCCCAAATCTTGTTGAATAAAGTCGAAAGCCCAAAACTTGTTTTTCAAATCAGGACTGATTACATCACTTTCTTCTCCCTAGAATCTGATAAGCCTCGTGTAGAATCTGAAGTGGAagcttttgttttgttctaGCTGAGTTAagtggaagagagagagagagctaaaAGGAAACgactttgttgttgttgaaggtacaattataaatactttttttttgcagtaaCAAATTTAACATCTTTATGACACTTGGTGGAAGAGTCTTTGGAACTTTCTCGTGTTGTGgctattgttgttgttgctctgATCCAAAGATCTAGGCTTTGTCTTtgctttctgattttttttttttttggctactCAAATTGAGAGTCAACTTGGATATGCGTTTACTTTATTTAGTTTCTTCAACTCGTCAAGTACGCAATTTATGAACTTTTGATTGTTAGTTTCAACTACTGCATCATTTTGGATTCATTCACTTGCTTATGCGTGTCCTTCGGGTCACGTGTTATCAATTTTTCATGTGATGTAACTCTGATCTGTCTGAGAAGGCAGTGGGTTTTGGTCATGTATAGTTTTCACTTTTTGTGATTGATTCCGTATCtgattcttgttttattattttatttttgtaacttaCTAGcgcttcttttcttcttcctctttcaacttGGTAGTCTTATGGGTACCTAGGAGAAGAAGGGACTTGTTGGGTTGTGGCAGGCAAGGATCAGATGCATACTATCTCCATCCCCGCTGGTGACCTTGAAAAGCAGCAGGACAAGGCTCCCGAGAAGCAGAGCGAGTCAGTAAATGAGTCTGTCACGGAAATGAACCTCACCATTGTTGtttgcaatggagattcaaGTCGTGGACCTGAAACCGTAGAGGTGGCTCAGATCTTGGGGCCAGCTGAGAGGGAAGAGTCTCCCAAAAAGGTTTGCTTGTCCAGGAACTCCAGCTCTCACGAGCAGTGTAGGTCAGCCCCCTTCccttttttcttatttagacGGTTCCAATAATGTAAATTGATATGTTTTTATGTGTTACAAATCAAGTTAATGAATCTGGCTCATATGTCATTGCTCGTTCCTTTCTTTTTATAATGGTGAGTAGGGTATGTCAGCAAGAGAAAGAAGAGGCTTTGATAGAACTGGGGTGCCTATGTCGTGGTGGCCTTGCTAAATCCCATAGGTCATGCATAGATGCTTGGTTTCGCACAAAAGGCTCTAATCAGTGCGAGATCTGCCAGTGAGTAGACATTCCAACGTTTTTCTTGATTCAATGGGAGGATACTAAGCTTACTGATTCTTacgtttttctttgtttctgcaGGGCAGTGGCTGTCAACGTGCCACCTCCAGAGACCCAACCAACTGTAAGTACATTTCTCTGTATTGATACAAAGAAAGTAAGTGGAGTGGGTCATGACTGTGCTTTTTAACCTTTTGAACAGACAAATTACTGGGTTTGGAGGATAGATCCCAGCTATAGACAAGAGCAGCGTGAGAGAGTAAGTGTCTCACATTATACAGAGAGTAGCCATTTGCATTCAGTTTCATAAGTATTCTTGTGTGATCACAGGGATGTTTCAGTCCTCTGTGGGTAGCATTCTCAATTCTGATAGGCGGTCTGATGCTAGATGTGTTAATATCCATCACACTTGGTGTGTCTGCACTCCCAGTTAACATAATCATTGGtacgttttgttttgttttgttatgcTCTACTGTTTTGAGTAAGTTTTATTACAACACTTATACATGGTGGTGGGTGCAGGAGTGATAGTGGTGCTAGGACTAGGAACAGCACTAAGGCTGACATTGGAGTTCTGTTACGAGTGGAGCTTGAGAAGAGCGGTTCAGAGGGCAGTGCAGAGGAGAGAAACGGCCTTTAATAATATTGCATACCCATCTGCCTTGTAAGAGATTAATGTCAAGTTGGGGAATATCATCTTGTGTGTTAGTGTGTATGTAAAAAAGTTGTGTGAAGACAAAGTGTGATTGTTTTACATAACAATGCTAAATTTGTTGGGAACTTGGGAGCATCAACTTTATTTTGTAGCTCAAAACGTTTACAAAATTAGTATTAACCCCAACACTTTTAGAATTTCTCTAATTTGTCAATGagtaaatatttgattttaatttttatccaaaaggggtttaattttctaaaataaaagttacgggATAAATGTGGGTAGATTTAGAAATTAGAGGGTCATGTTGCAAACTCTGAGGGGTAATAAATTCTTCTTTCCGCGTGACCTTGGAGAGCAAGTCCAGTCTTCTGCGAGAACCAGAAAAGCGAAAATCGATAGAAATGGATGCGAAGATCGGAAAATTCTTTGACTCCGTCGGCTCTTTCTTCAGCGGCGGCGATAAGATCCCGTGGTCTGAGGGAGATGTCATCGCTGTAAGTTCCCGATAACTAAATCTCTGAGTTAAAATGGACTCACAAGCTGATTTTACGGATATTAGAGCTGTTATCGGTGTGATCTTAGCAGTTTCTGGTGAGATTCATGAGAAATTAGGTTTGATCGGTTCTTAATCAATCGAGGTTTAGaagttctggaaaaaaaaatcatgttcacgTTGGATCCTTTGAAACTGCAGAGCTTTGACTAAAACGACACCGCATCATCggagtttatttttatttattttggtgttGGACTTGTTCATGAATGAACGGTGTTGctgtttttgattttgatggTTAGGGATGTGAGAGAGAGGTTCGAGAGGCCGCAAACTCTGGCAATGAAGGACTGAAGAAAGAGTGTCTTATGCGATTGTCATGGGCGCTTGTTCATTCCCATCAACAGGATGATGTTCAACGTGGGATAGACATGCTTGAAGGTAAGCTAGCTACAACAACAAtcctatcttcttcttttttgcaaACCATGACTTGTTATGCATCATGAGATTTGATAAAACTTGTTTGGTTTGTTGTTGCAGCGTCTCTTGCGGACAGTGCTCCTCCGTTGGAAGACCGAGAGAAGCTCTATCTCCTTGCTGTTGGTTACTACAGGAGTGGGGATTGCTCTAAGAGCAGGCAGCTCGTTGACCGCTGTATCGAGGTTTCTTTAATACACAGAATCATCAGTTGCATTATCAATGTatgattgtatatatatatgttctttgTTGTGTGGTTTTGGTAGATGCAACCCGATTGGAGGCAAGCTTTGGTACTAAAGAAGTGCATCGAAGACAAAATCACAAAGGGTAAGCCAACTCActcgtcaaaaagaaaaaagaaaacaagaaacgaAAAGTTTCTAATTTGAGAGTCAGAGAGTTACTGAATAGTATTTATTTGTGGTTGTATTGGCAGATGGAGTTATCGGGATAGGCATCACTGCTTCAGCAGTAGGAGCCGTAGGTTTGATAGCCGGTGGTATTGTAGCGGCGCTGGCTCGCAAGAAGTGAACACGACGATCCTTAACTTGTTAAGCTTGTGCATAACAATAGCAGCAAGATGCTTTCTTTTAGTTTCTCTTTAGAGAAAACTTTGTGTTCCCTCCCTCTCTGCCTGCTTCTTTGACATAATAACGAAGTTTTGTGATGCATAAATGTTTGAGTTGGATTTTTCATCTTTACTTGAGTGGGCctaattcttcttttttttttaaaaaaaagaaaacataccaTCTGAATCTTTCCCTGTTTCATAT
The nucleotide sequence above comes from Brassica napus cultivar Da-Ae chromosome A9, Da-Ae, whole genome shotgun sequence. Encoded proteins:
- the LOC106411740 gene encoding mitochondrial fission 1 protein A produces the protein MDAKIGKFFDSVGSFFSGGDKIPWSEGDVIAGCEREVREAANSGNEGLKKECLMRLSWALVHSHQQDDVQRGIDMLEASLADSAPPLEDREKLYLLAVGYYRSGDCSKSRQLVDRCIEMQPDWRQALVLKKCIEDKITKDGVIGIGITASAVGAVGLIAGGIVAALARKK
- the LOC106368026 gene encoding uncharacterized protein LOC106368026; translated protein: MHTISIPAGDLEKQQDKAPEKQSESVNESVTEMNLTIVVCNGDSSRGPETVEVAQILGPAEREESPKKVCLSRNSSSHEQCRVCQQEKEEALIELGCLCRGGLAKSHRSCIDAWFRTKGSNQCEICQAVAVNVPPPETQPTTNYWVWRIDPSYRQEQRERGCFSPLWVAFSILIGGLMLDVLISITLGVSALPVNIIIGVIVVLGLGTALRLTLEFCYEWSLRRAVQRAVQRRETAFNNIAYPSAL